A stretch of Spirochaetota bacterium DNA encodes these proteins:
- the fliP gene encoding flagellar type III secretion system pore protein FliP (The bacterial flagellar biogenesis protein FliP forms a type III secretion system (T3SS)-type pore required for flagellar assembly.), producing MNKKQILWLSLGIFLAIPISFYAQQLSIPSVNFNVSQAQTPQEVSLALQILFLLTIISLAPSLLILMTSFVRIYIVLSFVGRGIGTQNLPPTQTIAGLSLFLTLFIMFPTLQKSYTEGLQPYFEGSITLDEGYVKGVAPIREFMFRETSERYIYRFIQLSGIERPRNQNDVPTYILIPAFVLNEISIAFYMGVLIMIPFTIIEIVVAGTLMSMGMMMVPPVTISFPIKILLFVLADGWDLLIDNLVRSFMR from the coding sequence ATGAATAAAAAACAAATTTTATGGCTAAGCTTAGGAATATTTTTAGCTATACCTATTTCTTTTTATGCTCAACAACTGTCTATTCCTTCTGTCAATTTTAATGTTAGTCAAGCTCAAACACCTCAGGAAGTTTCTCTAGCTTTACAAATTTTATTCTTACTTACTATTATTTCTTTAGCGCCTTCATTACTAATATTAATGACATCTTTTGTTAGAATTTATATTGTTCTTTCTTTTGTAGGAAGAGGTATAGGAACACAAAATTTACCTCCTACTCAAACAATTGCAGGACTGTCGTTGTTTCTCACTTTATTTATTATGTTTCCTACCTTACAAAAATCCTATACAGAAGGGTTACAACCATATTTTGAAGGATCTATTACTTTAGACGAAGGTTATGTTAAAGGGGTTGCCCCCATTAGAGAATTCATGTTTAGAGAGACATCTGAACGATATATTTATCGTTTTATCCAGCTTTCTGGTATTGAAAGACCTAGAAATCAAAATGATGTTCCTACTTATATATTGATACCAGCCTTTGTTCTTAATGAAATATCGATAGCTTTTTATATGGGGGTGCTAATCATGATTCCATTTACTATTATAGAAATAGTCGTTGCAGGAACATTAATGTCTATGGGAATGATGATGGTACCGCCTGTTACTATTTCTTTTCCTATCAAAATATTATTATTTGTATTAGCTGATGGTTGGGATTTATTAATAGATAATCTTGTTCGCAGCTTTATGAGATAA